One Ogataea parapolymorpha DL-1 chromosome VI, whole genome shotgun sequence DNA window includes the following coding sequences:
- a CDS encoding Eukaryotic translation initiation factor 3 subunit D — protein MTVPAFDFSKLSSPNDAWGPSSVIPDSLQFSGVPYAPFSKADRLGKAADWQQSKEDELKQQQLKNQNQKRKDHYHAYGASAAKLFGAEEEEEEFSVVDNSNAIPANQQTVLRGRNRVANQKPGGKPGNVARNQPSRPQQGHPNANMNPNYRNFNNRYKKDDKVREPSLKVNTKWHSVSEIEFNKLTKLNLEVGEGTDLESYGSVHGYVKKFESFKQQALSVVDKVILNPTTSEDPVIQKLASDKKASVFVTDSILSQLMCAARSSYSWDIKVTKRDGIIYFDKRENTDRLEVDENSYNAPIDLPDSDVNSASNLSLEATFINNNFLANSLDSSVQEFEHPENPFVSKATSESLLNKGYKYRRFLLPSVSDNSRELDIIVRTEIDAYSREQNKYLSINALNQYAPSPSNDWKNRLSGSRGVIFAEEIKKNNNKIARWTTKSLLAGIDSMKIGFVSRANPKDNTKHIVAGALTFHPSGLSAQINLSLGNGWAIVRSILDIIEADGGKSDYTFIILKDPNAPKITIYKVTE, from the coding sequence ATGACCGTGCCAGCATTCGATTTTTCCAAGCTTTCGTCTCCAAATGATGCCTGGGGACCTTCCAGTGTGATTCCAGATAGCTTACAGTTCAGTGGTGTTCCGTACGCTCCTTTCTCCAAGGCCGACAGACTGGGAAAGGCTGCTGACTGGCAACAGTCGAAGGAAGACGAgctgaaacagcagcagttgAAAAACCAAAATCAAAAGCGCAAGGATCACTATCATGCCTATGGTGCTTCCGCTGCCAAGCTTTTTggtgctgaagaagaagaggaagagttcAGCGTGGTGGACAACAGCAACGCCATTCCTGCCAATCAACAGACCGTTCTGCGGGGCAGAAACAGGGTCGCCAATCAGAAGCCAGGAGGAAAACCAGGCAATGTCGCCAGAAACCAGccttctcgtcctcaacAGGGTCATCCGAATGCCAACATGAATCCTAATTATAGAAACTTCAACAACAGATACAAGAAGGACGACAAGGTCAGAGAACCATCTCTCAAAGTGAACACCAAATGGCACTCAGTGTCCGAAATTgagttcaacaagctcaCCAAACTGAATCTGGAAGTCGGCGAAGGTACAGATCTAGAGTCTTACGGAAGCGTCCACGGCTATGTGAAGAAATTCGAATCTTTCAAGCAACAGGCATTGAGTGTTGTCGACAAAGTGATTTTGAATCCAACCACATCAGAAGACCCTGTGATCCAAAAATTGGCCAGCGATAAAAAGGCTTCTGTTTTCGTGACGGATTCGATTCTTTCTCAGCTGATGTGTGCTGCCAGATCAAGTTACTCTTGGGATATCAAGGTGACCAAGAGAGACGGAATCATTTATTTTGACAAGAGAGAAAACACCGATAGATTAGAGGTGGATGAAAACAGCTACAATGCCCCTATCGATCTCCCTGACTCGGATGTGAACAGCGCCTCAAACTTGTCTTTGGAAGCGActttcatcaacaacaacttcttggccaattcTTTGGACTCTTCCGTGCAAGAGTTTGAACACCCTGAGAACCCATTCGTGTCCAAGGCTACTAGcgagtcgctgctgaacaaggGTTACAAGTACAGGAGGTTCTTGCTTCCTTCTGTCAGTGACAACTCGCGAGAACTCGACATCATTGTGAGAACCGAGATCGACGCCTACTCCAGGGAGCAGAACAAGTATCTCTCTATCAATGCATTGAACCAATACGCTCCGTCGCCATCCAACGACTGGAAGAATAGACTCAGTGGATCCAGAGGTGTTATCTTTGCTGAGGAAATTAAAAAGAACAACAACAAAATTGCCAGATGGACCACAAAGTCTCTACTGGCTGGAATCGACAGCATGAAAATTGGTTTTGTGTCCAGAGCAAACCCAAAAGACAATACCAAGCACATCGTGGCGGGTGCTTTGACTTTCCACCCATCTGGTCTCAGTGCCCAAATAAACCTGTCTCTTGGAAACGGCTGGGCTATTGTTAGATCCATCTTGGACATCATTGAAGCCGACGGAGGAAAGAGTGACTACACCTTCATCATCCTTAAGGATCCAAATGCTCCTAAAATTACGATTTACAAGGTTACAGAGTAA
- a CDS encoding Cell cycle protein kinase DBF2, producing MTLIGGIFNRTPKADNSYVEDLSRDVESLNFGSPTTINQHGAADTSYVSYMSTSSSPNRSFDPQGVQRVQYNKENTPPATPSRNNVHPPLPMYGTPRSAVTQMQVTQTPRLNRDFYIKANSAQTKRLVTVSQMYFLDYYCDMFDYVINRRHRLSQVEEALQMLPPSERAQQWKNYVGKERAYLRKRRIKPKHKDFNIITQVGQGGYGQVFLARKKDTKEICALKVLSKKLLTKTDETRHVLTERDILTNTRSEWLVKLYYAFQDAESVYLAMEFVPGGDFRTLLNNAGYLIPQHARFYISEMFAAVNSLHELGYTHRDLKPENFLIDSKGHVKLTDFGLAAGSVSTDRIESMKLRLSQVKNLEYKPKEHTVKERQQMYKSLRNNEIHFAHSIVGSPDYMALEVLEGKSYDYTIDYWSLGCMLFEAIVGYTPFSGSSSDETYSNLKRWKDCLKRPRYEDGRYVFSDRTWQLITRLIASPNERLRSFKQIMSMPYFAEVKWESLRDRVPPFTPQLDDEEDAGYFDDFTNENDMAKYKEVMAKRANDEKLSHNSVKTDQKSFVGFTFKHKGNPNLNPNNILSPLLLNAQNSFRDYHGYSEPFGTLY from the coding sequence ATGACACTGATTGGCGGCATTTTTAACAGAACTCCCAAGGCTGACAACAGCTATGTGGAGGACCTTTCGCGGGACGTGGAGAGCCTGAATTTTGGGTCTCCTACCACTATAAACCAGCACGGCGCAGCGGATACTTCCTACGTTTCTTACATGTCGacttccagctctccaaaCAGAAGCTTTGATCCTCAAGGGGTACAGCGGGTGCAGTACAATAAGGAGAACACCCCGCCTGCCACTCCTAGTAGAAACAATGTTCATCCACCGTTGCCAATGTACGGAACACCACGTTCTGCGGTTACTCAAATGCAAGTCACCCAGACTCCAAGACTGAACAGAGACTTCTATATCAAGGCGAACAGTGCACAGACAAAGAGACTGGTGACTGTCTCACAGATGTATTTTTTGGACTACTATTGCGACATGTTTGACTATGTCATCAATAGAAGACACCGATTGAGCCAGGTCGAAGAGGCATTGCAAATGCTTCCACCCTCGGAAAGAGCGCAACAGTGGAAGAATTATGTTGGCAAAGAGCGAGCATATCtgagaaaaagaagaatcAAGCCTAAACACAAAGATTTCAACATCATCACGCAAGTTGGACAGGGAGGATATGGACAGGTTTTCCTCGCAAGGAAGAAGGATACTAAGGAGATTTGTGCTCTAAAGGTTTTGAGTAAAAAGCTTCTCACTAAAACCGATGAAACCAGACATGTTCTGACCGAGAGAGACATCTTGACCAACACCCGCTCGGAATGGCTCGTGAAGCTCTATTATGCATTCCAGGATGCTGAGAGTGTGTACTTGGCCATGGAGTTTGTTCCAGGAGGAGATTTCCGTACTTTACTGAACAACGCTGGATATTTGATTCCACAGCACGCAAGATTTTACATCAGCGAGATGTTTGCTGCGGTCAATTCTCTTCATGAGCTTGGATACACGCATAGAGACCTCAAGCCAGAAAACTTTCTAATTGACTCCAAGGGCCATGTCAAGCTGACCGATTTTGGTTTGGCTGCTGGATCTGTCTCAACGGATAGAATTGAGAGTATGAAACTCCGGCTCAGTCAAGTGAAGAATCTTGAGTACAAGCCAAAGGAGCACACGGTCAAAGAAAGACAGCAGATGTACAAGTCCTTGAGGAATAACGAGATCCACTTTGCACACTCGATTGTTGGCTCCCCTGATTACATGGCCCTCGAGGTGCTCGAAGGTAAGTCGTACGATTACACCATTGATTATTGGTCCCTGGGATGTATGTTGTTCGAGGCTATTGTTGGATATACCCCATTCTCAGGAAGCTCTTCAGATGAGACGTATAGCAATTTGAAGAGATGGAAAGACTGTCTCAAAAGACCGAGATACGAAGACGGCAGATACGTTTTCAGTGACCGCACCTGGCAATTGATCACTCGTCTTATTGCATCTCCCAATGAGAGATTGCGCTCTTTCAAACAAATCATGTCTATGCCGTATTTCGCTGAAGTCAAATGGGAATCATTGAGGGATCGTGTGCCACCATTCACACCTCAGTTGgacgatgaagaggacGCTGGATACTTTGATGATTTCACTAATGAAAACGATATGGCAAAATATAAAGAGGTTATGGCCAAGCGTGCTAACGATGAGAAATTGAGTCATAACAGCGTGAAGACCGATCAAAAGAGCTTTGTGGGCTTCACTTTCAAGCACAAGGGAAATCCAAATCTGAACCCTAATAACATTTTGTCACCGCTATTACTTAATGCTCAGAATAGCTTTAGGGATTATCACGGATACAGTGAGCCATTTGGAACACTGTACTGA
- a CDS encoding Dynamin-related protein DNM1: protein MSALQDLIPTVNKLQDIVTNTNLTDLDLPILTVIGSQSAGKSSVLENIVGKDFLPRGTGIVTRRPLILQLINIKEDDPLVHKSDFEADQDHSEVTLEDHLRNAGASQVEPAEWGEFLHLPGKRFYNFNNIRKEIENETSRIAGKNKGISRIPINLKIYSPKVLNLTMVDLPGLTKIPIGDQPTDIEKQIKNLILEYISKPNSIILAVSPANVDLVNSESLKLARQVDPLGKRTIGILSKLDLMDHGTNALDILTGKVYPLKLGFIGVVNRSQQDISVNKSLEESLRAEEEFFRSHPAYKNIAGRCGTAFLAKTLNKTLMHHIRERLPDIKAKLNTLMGQTEQELASYGDLNIVSKQNRGSLILMLMNKFANNFISSIEGNSSEISTKELCGGARIYYIYNEVFGNSLLSINPVSNLPVQDIRTAIRNSTGPRPSLFVPELAFDLLVKPQIKLLESPSHRCVELVYEELMKICHNCGSQELSRYPKLQTKLIETVSELLRERLGPTTKYVESLIEIHRAYINTNHPNFVGAAAAMSSVVEERQKQKQKQKSKDHARSPNGSVPLENGTSSHKVSDAGSRAEELRELERKSSNTSTSGDKELFLNFFFGKDQSQNSSSPPSQPQPSQFPSEPDGLQFNIPSQSPIEKKMEHLNMKEEEELSEREELECELIRRLIISYFSIVREMIQDQVPKAIMCLLVNFSKESVQNTLVQKLYREELFDELLYEDENLSQEREKCEKLLATYREAAAIISEVV, encoded by the coding sequence ATGTCGGCATTGCAAGACCTTATTCCCACTGTCAACAAGTTGCAGGACATTGTGACTAACACCAACTTGACCGATTTGGACCTGCCCATCTTAACAGTCATTGGATCTCAGTCGGCTGGTAAATCTTCCGTTTTGGAGAACATCGTCGGCAAAGATTTCCTTCCTAGAGGTACCGGAATTGTGACCAGACGGCCCTTAATTTTGCAGTTGATCAATATTAAAGAGGACGACCCTTTGGTGCATAAATCGGATTTTGAGGCAGACCAAGATCATTCGGAAGTCACTTTAGAGGATCATCTTAGAAATGCAGGCGCCAGTCAGGTCGAACCTGCTGAATGGGGAGAATTCTTGCATCTGCCTGGTAAGAGATTTTACAACTTCAACAACATCAGAAAGGAGATTGAAAACGAAACGTCTAGAATTGCGGGAAAAAACAAAGGAATCAGTAGAATACCGATCAACTTGAAGATTTATTCCCCAAAGGTCCTCAATTTGACCATGGTCGATCTGCCGGGTCTTACCAAGATTCCTATTGGCGACCAGCCAACCGAcatcgaaaaacagattAAGAACCTTATTCTGGAGTACATTTCCAAGCCGAACTCGATCATTTTagctgtttctccagccaACGTGGATCTAGTGAATTCCGAATCATTGAAGCTCGCCAGACAGGTCGACCCTCTCGGGAAGAGAACCATCGGTATTCTCTCGAAACTTGACCTGATGGACCATGGCACAAACGCTCTTGACATTTTGACGGGCAAGGTTTATCCTCTGAAGCTTGGTTTCATTGGTGTGGTTAATCGGTCGCAGCAAGATATATCTGTGAATAAATCTTTGGAGGAAAGCCTGAGAGCTGAAGAGGAGTTCTTCCGGTCACATCCTGCCTACAAAAATATTGCAGGTAGATGTGGTACCGcatttttggccaaaacCCTGAATAAAACGTTGATGCATCATATCAGGGAGAGACTACCGGATATCAAAGCGAAACTCAATACTTTGATGGGCCAGACGGAGCAGGAGTTGGCTTCTTATGGTGATCTCAATATAGTCTCGAAACAAAACAGAGGCTCTCTCATTTTGATGCTGATGAACAAGTTTGCGAACAACTTCATAAGCTCCATTGAGGGTAACTCGAGCGAAATCAGTACCAAGGAGCTTTGTGGGGGTGCAAGAATCTATTACATCTACAACGAAGTCTTTGGGAATTCCCTTTTATCAATCAACCCTGTGTCAAACCTACCGGTTCAAGACATAAGAACTGCAATCAGAAACTCAACCGGCCCTAGACCCTCATTGTTTGTTCCTGAGCTGGCTTTCGACCTTCTGGTGAAGCCACAAATCAAACTCCTCGAGAGTCCCTCCCACAGATGTGTGGAACTTGTGTATGAGGAGCTCATGAAGATATGCCACAACTGTGGTTCTCAGGAGCTTAGCAGATACCCAAAGCTACAGACAAAATTGATTGAGACGGTATCTGAATTGCTGAGAGAACGGTTGGGCCCTACCACAAAGTACGTTGAAAGCCTGATAGAGATTCACAGAGCTTACATCAACACGAACCATCCAAATTTTGTGGGGGCAGCAGCTGCTATGTCAAGTGTTGTGGAAGAgagacagaaacagaaacagaaacaaaagagTAAAGACCATGCCAGGTCGCCAAACGGTTCGGTGCCTCTTGAGAATGGCACGTCATCGCACAAAGTTTCAGATGCTGGTTCCAGGGCTGAGGAGTTGAGAGAGTTGGAAAGGAAATCTTCTAACACATCCACAAGCGGCGATAAGGAgctcttcttgaacttcttctTCGGCAAAGATCAATCCCAGAATTCGTCCTCTCCGCCAAGCCAGCCCCAACCATCCCAATTCCCAAGTGAACCCGACGGTCTGCAATTCAACATACCTTCGCAGTCTCCTAtagagaagaaaatggaaCATCTGAAcatgaaggaggaggaagagctttctgaaagagaagagcttgaaTGCGAGCTGATCCGCAGGCTGATCATCTCCTACTTCAGTATTGTGCGAGAGATGATCCAGGACCAAGTTCCTAAAGCTATCATGTGCTTGCTGGTCAACTTTTCAAAGGAGAGCGTTCAGAACACTCTTGTGCAAAAGCTGTACCGTGAAGAGCTTttcgacgagctgctttATGAGGATGAGAATTTGAGCCAGGAGAGAGAGAAATGCGAAAAACTACTGGCTACATACAGAGAAGCCGCCGCTATCATTAGCGAAGTTGTTTAA
- a CDS encoding Proteasome subunit beta type-1: MDSISVDVGQLKKGEVSLGTSIMAVKFKDGVILGADSRTTTGSYIANRVTDKLTQIHDKIWCCRSGSAADTQAVADIVKYHLEMYKANNGRPPTTKIAASLFQELCYANKEMLTAGIICAGYDEKNGGQVYSIPLGGSLHKHEYAIAGSGSAFIYGYCKKNFKQDMTKDETVSFVKTSLSQAIRWDGSSGGVIRLVVLTKDGIERLIFYPHEYIDA, from the coding sequence ATGGACTCCATCTCTGTTGATGTGGGACAATTGAAGAAGGGCGAGGTTAGCCTTGGTACCTCAATTATGGCAGTGAAGTTCAAAGACGGTGTTATTTTGGGTGCAGACAGTAGAACCACCACGGGTTCTTACATTGCCAACAGAGTGACAGACAAATTGACACAGATTCACGATAAGATATGGTGCTGTCGGTCTGGATCGGCAGCAGATACTCAGGCAGTCGCGGATATAGTGAAATATCACTTGGAGATGTACAAGGCAAATAACGGAAGACCTCCAACAACCAAGATCGCCGCCTCGCTGTTCCAAGAACTGTGTTACGCAAATAAAGAGATGCTTACTGCAGGTATCATTTGTGCAGGCTACGATGAGAAAAACGGTGGTCAGGTTTACAGTATTCCACTAGGAGGGTCGCTACACAAGCACGAGTACGCAATTGCTGGTTCTGGTTCGGCCTTCATCTACGGTTATTGCaagaagaatttcaagCAAGACATGACTAAAGATGAGACGGTATCATTTGTCAAGACGTCACTCTCGCAAGCCATCAGATGGGATGGATCCTCTGGTGGTGTGATTCGTCTGGTGGTGCTAACAAAGGATGGAATCGAACGACTAATCTTCTATCCTCACGAGTATATAGATGCATAG
- a CDS encoding Protein SFI1, translating to MIERMAHEPNVHDLNDLLDLVRALNELGSSSDVDARKLREIRILWQVILGIDEHLFDQLQYTNLSLEIRSHLGRASFHCLSGNDHHTEFSVQNAVGDVLLTKSLIRSIEEETGPHLQPNITQELSMINKIRLVLFDLESVVSNLSTKSRLMDYVSQAYEYELYYHRKAGQLLEDTNSDLMKEEESLVPLMFETNNESFNTCYKQSLLMLTASLPSGALAPSKIQKAAKLTVDTFMSINRIKVIYDLQLVSEFHLRIFNIIKYPLRNAQKRDILEQKIDDYLSLYPIIPILKPIIRQLMHDDQRGTDDKDITQILSLLDRLLARYLEHEQAPLSVRWFPRIFEKYIDLLKEDGKSLSEDMYYQDVKRATLKWSNKEITPDSFVEDLLALSLIPSSRTFSFRGQLLPTPAMRYALVCVKDEVELKSKYLRLWFDSMTYVRTDRELLNIWKKSVTSTFLKRWYDKSQLYLVKNQDAVKFRNTRLLKNQVQKWVQKVERRTETQHKADLLAVSKTFFKWKQKTERFKECARPDGKESYLLKRKFFRLWRTASLARTSKLSEINDKMTLQLMLARWHQKLRNHRQLIWRADQARDMLLKSHYFNVWHSESAPGIDKAKRLQYYEDRFIQANYFHGWVMAYNLHVLEEEVYRNNNRHLVHWIFENWKQFHRHQKVYKQYAQKRNADLLEKFFNKWNRAQRLLSVADDFRRQALLQRVLSHWKLVLQESKVYRQQEAIILKKYMQTWRLRTREDVFLQGVADTLTKKTFESWHSSAVGRIKQRQKAEKLHLIFTKKAFLSFWFSKLAQSRDSLVRAEEWRLEHDEQHKRKLLSTTMVAWIKAFERTQETNKNLQVKLADYETSHSEARTFKLWKQKWEDYYRDGQDAESFRTLSLETKMFNKWLRAYDRILELNEICDHHLEVSNVDLLSHIVSQMSLKAIKIQNDLRNADRFKERWSRNKKRVFFDMWRFSYEEKKKNREDVFVDTNEVSSLSPLAQRRRFNGTVPETPGVAFGTPGRWLRTPAVARTNSIPATERVRRMYLEQRRSQYRQVKQRSPEKGDISTPTRRARAERTYLDEDNVFIQRDEI from the coding sequence ATGATAGAACGCATGGCACATGAGCCGAATGTGCACGATCTAAacgatctgctggatcttgttCGTGCTTTGAATGAGCTTGGTTCTAGCTCCGATGTGGATGCAAGGAAATTAAGAGAAATTCGTATTCTCTGGCAGGTAATCTTGGGAATCGATGAACACCTGTTTGATCAGCTACAATACACCAATTTGAGTTTGGAGATACGATCGCATCTTGGACGAGCGAGCTTCCATTGTTTGAGCGGCAATGACCATCACACCGAATTTTCAGTGCAAAATGCTGTCGGCGATGTGCTTTTAACCAAATCACTGATACGCTCCATCGAAGAAGAGACAGGACCTCATTTGCAACCCAACATCACACAGGAATTGAGCATGATAAACAAGATAAGGCTGGTTTTATTTGATTTGGAAAGCGTCGTGTCAAATCTCTCCACAAAGTCACGTCTGATGGACTATGTGTCGCAAGCTTACGAGTATGAACTATATTACCATAGAAAAGCTGGACAGCTATTGGAGGACACTAATAGTGACCTGATGAAGGAAGAAGAATCGCTGGTCCCACTCATGTTCGAAACAAACAATGAGTCGTTTAACACATGCTATAAGCAgagcttgttgatgctgACGGCATCCCTCCCCTCTGGAGCGCTAGCACcttcaaaaattcaaaaagcAGCAAAACTGACGGTGGACACCTTTATGAGCATCAATCGTATTAAGGTGATATATGATCTGCAGCTGGTCAGTGAATTTCATTTGCGCATCTTCAATATCATCAAATATCCTCTTCGCAACGCACAGAAACGAGATATTCTCGAACAGAAAATTGACGACTATCTCTCGCTTTACCCAATCATTCCCATTTTGAAACCTATAATACGACAATTGATGCATGATGATCAACGTGGTACGGATGATAAAGATATTACACAgattttgagcttgctAGATCGACTGCTAGCAAGATATTTGGAACACGAACAAGCGCCTTTGTCTGTGAGGTGGTTTCCGCGTATATTTGAGAAATACATTGATTTGTTGAAGGAAGACGGAAAGAGTTTAAGCGAGGATATGTACTACCAAGATGTCAAACGGGCCACTCTCAAATGGAGCAACAAAGAAATCACACCCGACTCTTTCGTAGAAGATCTGTTGGCTTTGTCTCTCATTCCGAGTTCAAGGACGTTCTCATTTCGTGGACAGCTGTTACCGACTCCGGCTATGCGATATGCTCTGGTGTGTGTGAAAGACGAAGTTGAGCTCAAAAGCAAATATCTAAGACTCTGGTTTGATTCAATGACGTACGTGCGAACAGACCGCGAGCTCTTAAacatttggaaaaaatcggTCACCTCAACATTTCTGAAAAGATGGTACGACAAGAGCCAACTCTATCTGGTCAAGAATCAAGATGCAGTTAAGTTCCGAAACACAAGGCTCCTCAAGAACCAAGTTCAAAAATGGGTCCAGAAAGtggaaagaagaacagaAACCCAACATAAAGCGGATTTACTCGCTGTTTCCAAGACGTTTTTCAAATGGAAGCAGAAAACCGAGCGTTTCAAAGAGTGCGCACGTCCCGACGGCAAGGAGTCTTACTTGCTCAAGAGAAAATTCTTCAGGCTTTGGAGGACGGCTTCACTGGCTCGTACATCAAAGCTCTCGGAAATTAATGACAAAATGACGCTTCAACTGATGCTAGCCAGATGGCATCAAAAGCTCAGAAACCATCGTCAGCTCATATGGAGAGCTGACCAAGCTAGAGATATGCTTCTCAAGTCGCATTATTTCAATGTCTGGCACAGTGAATCAGCTCCAGGAATAGATAAAGCAAAAAGGTTGCAATATTATGAAGACCGATTTATCCAGGCTAATTATTTCCATGGATGGGTAATGGCATACAATCTTCATGTCCTGGAAGAGGAGGTATACAGGAATAACAATCGACACCTGGTGCATTGGATTTTCGAGAATTGGAAGCAATTTCATCGTCACCAGAAAGTTTACAAACAGTATGCTCAAAAACGAAATGCCGATCTCTTGGAGAAGTTCTTCAATAAGTGGAATAGAGCACAGCGACTGCTTTCTGTTGCAGACGATTTTAGAAGACAGGCCTTACTACAAAGAGTCTTGAGTCATTGGAAGCTGGTCCTTCAGGAATCTAAGGTGTATCGCCAACAAGAGGCGAtaatcttgaaaaagtacaTGCAAACATGGCGATTGCGCACGCGGGAAGATGTATTTTTGCAAGGTGTAGCTGACACGTTGACAAAAAAGACGTTTGAGAGTTGGCATTCGTCGGCTGTCGGACGAATCAAACAACGCCAGAAGGCCGAGAAACTTCATTTGATATTCACGAAAAAAGCATTTTTAAGCTTTTGGTTTTCGAAGCTGGCCCAATCCCGTGATTCACTAGTGCGAGCTGAGGAGTGGCGATTAGAACACGATGAACAACACAAGAGGAAACTCCTCTCCACAACTATGGTAGCTTGGATTAAAGCATTCGAAAGGACTCAAGAAACGAACAAGAATTTGCAAGTCAAACTCGCAGACTACGAAACGTCACATTCCGAAGCGAGAACGTTCAAGCTCTGGAAGCAAAAATGGGAAGATTATTATCGAGATGGCCAAGATGCGGAAAGTTTCAGGACGttgtctttggaaacaaaaatGTTCAACAAATGGCTCCGTGCTTATGATAGAATTTTGGAACTGAACGAAATATGCGATCACCATCTGGAGGTGAGCAATGTCGACCTCCTTTCTCACATTGTATCTCAAATGTCGCTCAAAGCGatcaaaatccagaatGACCTGCGAAATGCCGACCGCTTCAAAGAGAGATGGTCTCGGAATAAAAAGAGAGTATTTTTTGATATGTGGAGGTTCAGCTAcgaagaaaagaaaaagaataGAGAGGACGTTTTTGTGGACACAAATGAAGTATCGTCATTATCTCCGCTGGCCCAACGCAGACGTTTTAATGGAACTGTTCCAGAGACGCCGGGTGTTGCTTTTGGAACGCCCGGACGGTGGCTGCGCACCCCTGCTGTTGCACGGACAAATTCAATTCCTGCTACGGAACGGGTTAGAAGAATGTACCTCGAGCAGCGCCGCAGCCAGTATCGCCAGGTCAAACAGAGATCGCCGGAAAAAGGAGACATCTCGACTCCGACGCGCCGGGCCCGCGCCGAGCGAACAtatctggacgaggacaacgTATTTATACAACGCGACGAAATATAA
- a CDS encoding Histone acetyltransferase RTT109, whose protein sequence is MTSLAESLEDVLPKDEHFALANLQSIPKLSKPVVYQSERPHTVKIIHFIVLFHNQTPVLATEVYVYLTIAETLKRTIYVSKVDTTGLTKVKVGKVVQRILEWLFEYPVTQYLRDLRVKHTYKTVLKPHPPFTSPVQRALHILIERAKGDKDYGVPQIVESKAYRVPSRFLSLTNSDFQTDLVLFTRAESQYLFPNSNKNDGKHILDDGGLLKWWLKSINLSVNKSFKSAQKYVDILNSEPRQISRYFPENDWKIGSIYYRPEKAHDLAVYNIPLLPDDPKGRFLEHLVVENRAKRVSLSQFWTELAFRQEFRLGRIVGLIGVTGTCNESAPGPLSMLKGKDFENARKVFTESDYSDSSEVEAIYDRVLEYGVELQEMTGRQDRVASSSIPESNKRPVTDLGMLVKRKKSTTQQLS, encoded by the coding sequence ATGACCTCGTTGGCAGAGTCTCTTGAAGATGTACTGCCAAAAGACGAGCATTTTGCTCTTGCAAACCTGCAAAGTATTCCAAAGCTCAGCAAGCCAGTTGTGTATCAGTCTGAGCGTCCACACACCGTGAAGATAATTCATTTTATCGTTCTTTTCCACAACCAAACTCCAGTGCTTGCAACAGAGGTGTACGTATACTTGACAATTGCAGAGACATTGAAGCGCACAATATATGTCTCAAAGGTGGACACGACAGGACTGACCAAGGTGAAAGTCGGGAAAGTGGTACAAAGAATTCTGGAATGGCTATTTGAATATCCAGTCACTCAGTACCTAAGAGATCTTAGAGTGAAGCATACGTATAAAACTGTGCTCAAGCCTCACCCTCCATTTACCTCACCAGTTCAGAGAGCCTTGCATATTTTAATCGAACGAGCCAAAGGAGACAAAGACTACGGAGTGCCTCAAATTGTTGAATCAAAAGCCTACCGAGTGCCCTCTCGCTTTCTTTCACTCACCAATTCCGATTTTCAAACAGACCTGGTGCTATTCACGCGGGCGGAAAGTCAGTACTTGTTCCCTAACTCAAATAAAAATGATGGCAAGCATATATTAGATGATGGCGGATTGCTCAAATGGTGGTTGAAATCGATCAATTTGAGCGTCAACAAGTCTTTTAAGAGTGCGCAGAAATACGTTGATATCCTCAATTCGGAGCCTCGCCAGATCAGCAGGTATTTCCCCGAAAACGACTGGAAAATTGGTAGCATTTACTACAGACCGGAAAAAGCTCACGATCTGGCCGTCTATAACATTCCGCTTCTTCCTGATGATCCAAAGGGAAGATTCTTGGAACACTTGGTTGTCGAAAACCGCGCAAAAAGAGTGTCACTAAGTCAGTTTTGGACAGAGCTGGCTTTTAGACAGGAGTTCAGACTCGGTCGCATCGTTGGGTTAATTGGAGTCACAGGGACCTGCAACGAGTCTGCACCGGGGCCTCTTAGTATGCTAAAAGGTaaagattttgaaaatgccAGAAAAGTGTTCACAGAGTCTGATTACAGTGATTCCTCTGAGGTGGAAGCCATATACGATAGAGTGCTAGAATACGGTGTTGAATTGCAAGAAATGACAGGAAGACAAGACAGAGTGGCTTCCTCGTCTATTCCAGAGTCCAACAAACGGCCTGTAACAGATCTGGGGATGCTGgtgaagaggaagaaatcTACGACACAGCAATTGTCATGA